The genome window CAGCGATTATTTTTATTATGGTTTCTGCGTCGAAAATAACGAGCGCATCGAGGAAAGTGAGAACCTGCCCTTTTCGATGAATACCGGCCTCGGTCCGGAAGTGATCCGCAAGAGTCGCCCGATCCTTACACAGGATTATGTCCGTGAATGTCAGGTGCGCAGTCATACCCCCTCGCTGGAGAATGTCTATGCATGGATGGGCGTGCCGCTTAATGCCGGTGCCGAATCCATTGGGGCGTTGAGTGTGGGCAGCCGTGATGGGGCCACCGTCTATACGCGCGGACAACTTGAATTGTTACAGGCCATTGCAGACCAGACGGCGGGCGCAATTGTAAAAGCGCGCCTGCTCGAAGAGACGCAACAGCGCGCCCACCAGCTTTCCACGTTGAACGAGATCACGCGTCAATTGACATCCACGCTGGAATTGGGACCTCTCCTGCAGAATATCCTTGAAAATGCGGTTGGAATTTTGCGATGTGAAGCGGGGAGTTTGTTCTTGGTGGATGAGCAGACCGGCGAACTTGTCTTCCGGGTGACTGTGGGACCGGTTGCATCGAACCTGGTCGGCCAACGCCTGCCGCCGGGTACCGGCATCGTCGGACGTGCCGTGGAGACCCGCAGCCCGATGATCGAAAATGAAGATCAGCTTTCCGCAAACAGGTTTACAGGCGTTGACCAGCAGACCGGCTTTGTCAGCCGCTCGTTGATGGCGGTGCCTCTGCAGGTCAAAGACCGTGTGATTGGGGTGATCGAAGTCATCAATCGCCGTGATGGACTCCCATTCCTTCAGGATGACCAGACCCTGCTTACCGCATTTGCAGGGCAGGCCGCAGTCGCCATTGAAAATGCCCGACTTTATACATTGACAGACCAGGAACTTGCGGCGCGCGTGGAGGAACTCTCCGTCATGCAGCGTATTGACCGCGAATTGAACGCCAGCCTTGAAATGGACCGTGCGATGCGCATTACCCTGGACTGGGCTTTGAGACAGTCCGCTGCGGAAGCGGGCTTGATCGGCATGCTGGAAGATGAAACAAAACTCCGTGTCATGTCTCATCAGGGCTTTGATGAGCAGATGGAGCAACTAACAGATGACACGCTGACGGTGGAATTGCCCGCCATGTCCCTCGCCTTGGAGACGGGTCAGCCTCAGCAGGTGGCAGTTGGCGCTTCACAAGACAAACTGCTCGCTGCCTCGCACACGCAAATGGTAATCCCCATCCGCCGTGAGACGGCTGTGATTGGGTTGCTTTATTTGGAAAGCGCGAGTGACTCGCAGGTGGATATCGACTTCCTGACCCGTTTGACGGACCATGCCGCCATCGCCATTTCCAACGCGCAACTGTACGGTGAAGTCCAGCGCGCGAACCTCGCCAAGAGCGACTTCGTGTCATTTGTGGCGCATGAATTAAAGAACCCAATGACATCCATCAAAGGCTATACGGAATTGCTGGCGGGCGGCGCGGTTGGCGAGATCAACGAGATGCAGAACAATTTCCTGAATACGATTAAATCGAATGTCGAGCGCATGTCCACGCTCGTTTCGGACCTGAACGACAATTCCAAGATTGAAGCGGGTCGCTTGCGCCTGGAATATAAAGCCACCAGTGCTGCAGACCTTGTGGATGAAGTTGTCCGCACGTTGAAACGCCAGATCGAGGAGAAGGGCCAAAGACTGGAGATCATCATCCCCCCGAGCCTCCCTCCCATGTGGGCGGATGGTACCCGTGTCGGTCAGGTGTTGACCAACTTGTTGAGCAATGCATACAAGTACACACCTGAGAGCGGCACTCTTCAAGTGGGCGTGGAGGAGGCTGATAATCATTGGGATCCCGACGGCGCGCCTCGGGTAATTCACCTGTGGGTGAAGGATAGCGGTATCGGCATGAGCGCCGAGGATCAGCAAAAGATCTTCCAGAAATTCTTCCGCTCTGAAGACCCCAAAGCTCGTGAAGCACCAGGCACCGGTCTGGGGTTGAATATCACCAAGAGTCTGGTCGAAATGCAGGGGGGGCGGATATGGTTCGAGAGTGAATACCGTCAGGGCACAACGTTCCATTTTACGATCCCGGTTGCAGAAGAGTAGTGAGGCGATATGACATTGGTGGCATCCGTAGGATCGGCACAAGCGCTTGATGGACGTGAAGCAGGTTTGCGGGCTGCGCACAAGGCGTTGAACCGTTTTGGTGCAGGCGTACCTGGGTTTGCCATTGTGATTGCCTCCCATCAATACCAGCCGCGCGAAGTATTGAGCGGCGCCGGCAGTTTGCTCGGGGATTCGCCGATGATCGGATTTAGTTCGCCGGCCGGGCTTACCCAGGACGGTCACCATCCTCATGCTGTGGTGGTGGCTTTGCTTGGCGGGGATTTTCAAGCGGATACCCTCTGGCTGCCGGGCTATGCACAGTCCGGACGTGAAACAGCTTCCGAGGTGGAGAAGCATGCGTCGGCGCGGGTCGAGCGTCAGTCCATGCTTTTCTTCGCAGATGGATTTAATGGGGATGCCGAGCAGTTTTGCGGCGGGCTTTCATCATCCAGCATGAATATTATTGGCGGACTTTCCAGCGGCGATCTGCACACGGGCAACAGCTATCAGATGGCAGGGAGTAAAACCGGCTCTGGCGGTCTGGCTGCTGCATTTTTACGCGGCAACCTGAAAATTGGCGTGGGCACGGCTCATGGCTGGGACCCTGTGGGGAGTCAATTCCGAGTGACACGGTCCCGTGGATTCTGGCTGCGCACATTGGATGGACGCCCTGCTTCGGAAACATACGCCGGGCTTTTTGGGTATCCACCGCGTGATTGGGCATTTCCGCCATTGAATTATCTGGCACGGTTATATCCGCTTGGCATTGAGCATGGGGATGACCTGGTCGTGCGCGCACCGATCCGTGTGGAGGCCGACGGCAGTTTTCGCATGAACGCAACCATCCGCGATGGGATCGATGCCTTTTTGCTGGTGGGCAGCCGCGCCGCCTGTGACCGCGCCGCCAGGCAGGCCGCCCAGCAAGCCTTGTTACAACTTGGCGATGTGAAACCTGCTTTTGCACTTGTACTGGTGGATGTTGCCTGGCAGATGCTTTTACGAGCCCAGCCCGGTGCGGAAATTGCCGCTGTGCAGGAAATTTTAGGTGATAAGCTCCCAATCGCCGGCGGCTATACATTGGGCCAGGTTACTTCCACCGAATTAAAACCCCCAAGATTCCTCAACCAGCATATTGTGGTTATTGTGTTTGGCGAGGGGTCAGGAAAAGAGTAGATAGCCTCCCTGAATAAAGAGGAAGCCCAGCTTGATGAAGCTGGGCTTTTTTGCTAAAACAAAATGTGCAATCGATTGCCCATTGCCCTCGCGAAGAGGGATTTTTTATTCTAAGGTAAGAAACTGCCAGCCGTGCTACTCTATACGTTGTACTATTGCAAGAAGTTGCAATAAGGGAAAAATATGCCCTGTGCCACTGAATATGCCCCCGCACTCCGCTCCCGCGGCTACCGCATGACGCCCCAGCGCATGGCGATTTTGCACGTGCTTTACTTTTCCGGAGCGCATCTCTCCCCGGCTGATGTATACGAACAGGCGCGGGTGGAGTTACCCGGTCTGACCGAGACCACGGTGTATCGCACGCTGGAATTCCTTGTAAAGAATGGCTTGGTGCGCGCGGCTCACATGGGCAGCGGACATCTGGTCTATGAGATTGCGCGGCATGAGCATCATCACTTGAAATGCCGAAACTGCGGAAGTGAAATGGAAGTTGAACACGCCCTGTTGGAAAAACTTTATCGTCAACTCGAGTCTGAAACTGGCTACCGCCTGACGGACAGCCACATCACATTTTTCGGTCTTTGTCCCAATTGTCAAAAAGGAGAATAGAAATGTTGTACGCACCAGCCCCGCTTCACATTCCAGATGGATTTCTCAATCTTGTCGTATCCCTTGTTTGCTGGGTGATCACCATCATCATCCTTGGTTTTGCGGTTTCCAAAACGAACAAAGCGCTCGGTGAAAAACAGATTCCCCTGATGGGCGTCATGGCGGCCTTCATCTTTGCCGCGCAAATGATCAACTTCCCCGTCGCAGGCGGCACCTCCGGCCACTTATTGGGCGGTGCGCTTGCCGCGGTTGTACTTGGTCCCTGGGCGGCGATGCTCGTGATGACCGCCGTGGTCGCCGTGCAAGCCCTTCTTTTTCAGGACGGCGGTCTGCTTGTGATGGGCGCGAACATCCTCAATATGGGACTTGCCACCGCCGCGATCGGTTATGGGTTGTATCGCGCAGTATCCAATCGATCCAAAGCCGTCAAGCTTTCAGTGGCAGGCGTGGCTGCGTGGCTGTCCGTGATGGCAGGCGCGTTATTGACCTCCCTGCAATTGTGGTTGAGCGGGACATCTCAATTAACGATTGTCATTCCAGCCATGCTTGGGGTCCATGCCCTAATCGGGCTGGGGGAGGCGCTCATCACGGTTGCGGCCTTGTCCTTTATTTTGCAAACCCGCCCCGACCTGCTTGGCGAAGGCTCCGAATCTGCAAAAGGCGGACGCGGCTGGATCCTGTCCGGCGGTTTGATCGCGGTTGCTGTTGTGTTGATCTCACCCCTCGCCTCCAGCGATCCTGACGGCCTGGAGCGTGTCGCAATCAACATGGGTTTCATTGACGCAGGTCTGGATGCGCCCTATCGGATCATTCCAGATTACACACTTCCGTTTCTCGGCGAAACCGCGCTTTCCACCATCATGGCGGGTGTGATCGGCGTGATGGTGGTTGGTGCAGTGATTGTATTGATCGGCCGTGGAATGAAGGCGAAATCGTAGATCGTGGTCTCGATACGGCGGCGCTGGTCAAGTAGCCCAAAGGGCGTATCGAGACCCGCCACTACTCGACCACCGTAAAATATCGAAAATTATGCATTTCGACGCATTCGACCGTTACCACGAAAAAGACAGTTTCCTCCACCGCCTTGACCCGCGCGTGAAAGTCGTAGTGACGGTGGTCTTTATCGTTTCCAATGCCCTGCTCCCGGATGGCGCGTGGCTGGCGTTTATTTCCGCGTGGCTGTTCCTGCTTGCCTGCAACTTGCTCTCGAAACTGGGATTTGGTTACACTCTCAAACGTTCCATCATCGCCCTGCCGTTCGCGTTGATCGCCATTACGGTGTTGTTTTCAATCCCCGGTGAGCCGCTCACCAAGTTCCAATTCCTATTTTGGGAACTCACCATCACGGATAACGGACTCCTGCGCTTCGTGAGCATCCTCATCCGCTCGTGGCTTTCGGTGCAGATGGCGATCCTGCTCGTGGCGGTGACGCGCTTTCCCGATCTCGTCCACGCGCTGGAGCATTTGCGCGTGCCAGCCGTCCTGACCACGATCATCGCCTTTCTCTACCGCTATCTCTTCGTGCTGGTGGACGAGGTCTTCCGTCTGATTCGGGCGAGGGAAAGCCGTTCGGGAGCCGCACCAGGTTCGAGGTCCGGGGGAGGCGTGTTGTGGCGGGCGAAGGTCGCGGGGAACATGGCGGGTCAATTATTCCTGCGCAGTTATGAGCGCAGTGATCGCATCTACAATGCGATGGTCGCGCGCGGATATGCCGGTCATCTTTATACGTTGAATCCGCATGAGATGAAGTCGTCCGATTATTACGCGACGGCGTTTGCGATTGCCGTTATTTTTATCCTGCAAGTGGTTGGAAGGTTCTGATGCCCGTTACGCATATCAAAAGACAGTTTGCGCCGCCGGAATGTGACGGCGATGTTTTATCGGTGAACGACCTGCATTTTTCCTATCCCGACGGACACGCCGCCCTGCACGGTGTTTCGATGAAGTTGTGCGAGGGCGACAAGGTGGCGCTGGTGGGACCGAATGGCGCGGGCAAGTCCACGCTGATGCTGCACCTGAATGGGATTTTGCACGGGCGCGGCGACGTGGAGATCGCGGGCATGCGCCTCACACGCGACAACCTGCCTGCTGTCCGCGCCATGGTCGGACTCGTGTTCCAGAACCCGGACGACCAACTCTTCTCGCCGACCGTGTTCGAGGACGTGGCGTTTGGTCCGTTGCACATGGGCTTGCCCGAGGACGAGGTCCGCGCGCGGGTGGATGCCGCGCTCGAAGCCGTGCGGATGTCTGGCTATCGGGAGCGCCTGTCGCATCACCTGAGCGTGGGCGAGAAGAAACGCATCGCGATTGCGACGGTGCTTTCGATGCAGCCGAGTTTATTGGTGTTGGACGAACCGTCGGCGGGACTCGACCCCCGCGCGCGGCGGACGTTGATCAACCTGTTGCGCGACCTGCCGATCACGATGCTCGTCTCGACACATGACATGAAACTGGTGCAGGAGTTATTTCCGCGCACGATCGTGATGGACGAAGGCAGGGTGGTGGCGGATGGGTTGACTCAGGATATACTGGAGGATGAGGCGCTGTTGACGGCGCATGGGCTGGAGAAGCCGTGAACTGAATAAAACGCGTTTTTATTCGCCTTATCTTAACAGGTCGTCGAATCAAAAAAGCGCCTCTAATCTCTCAGAAGCGCTTTTTGATTCTTACGCATTACGAATTACGGACTACACACCAGCGGCTTTCTTCAACGCATCCGCCTTGTCCGTCTTCTCCCAGGGAAGTTCGATATCGTCGCGCCCGAAGTGACCATACGCGGCGGTCTTGCGATAGATCGGGCGGCGCAGGTCAAGGTCGCGCAGGATCGCGCCGGGGCGCAGGTCGAAGTGCTCGTTGATCAGCGCGGCGATCTTGTCATCGGCGATCTTGGCGGTGCCGAAGGTCTCCACGTTGACCGAGAGCGGGTGCGCCACGCCGATGGCGTAGGCAACCTGCACTTCCACGCGCTCTGCCAGACCGGCGGCGACCACGTTCTTTGCCACATAGCGCGCCGCATACGCAGCGGAGCGGTCCACTTTTGTGGGGTCTTTCCCGGAGAAGGCGCCGCCGCCGTGACGACCCATGCCGCCGTAGGTATCCACGATGATCTTGCGTCCGGTCAAACCTGCGTCGCCCATCGGACCACCGACCACGAAACGTCCCGTCGGGTTGACGTAGACCTTCAGGTTGCCGTCCACCAGTTCCCTGGGCAGAATGGGATCGATGATGTGCTCGATCACAGCCTTGCGAATGTCCTCCTGTGAGATATCCGCGGCATGTTGGGTCGAGATCAGGACGGTGTCGATGCGCTTGGGCTTGCCGAAAGCATATTCCACTGTCACCTGACTCTTCGCATCGGGACGCAGCCAGGGCAGGGTTCCGTTTTTACGGACTTCACTCTGGCGAAGGATGAGTTTGTGGGCGAGGTAGATGGGCAGGGGCATCAGGGCGGGCGTTTCATTGCAGGCGAACCCGAACATCATGCCCTGGTCGCCGGCGCCGATGGCTTCCACTTCGGCTTCGGTCATCGAGCCGTCCTTGGCTTCGAGCGCCTTGTCCACGCCCATGGCAATGTCGCCGGACTGCTTGGCGATGGCAACCAGCACGCCGCAGGAATTTCCGTCGAAGCCTTTCGCGCTGTCATCGTAGCCGATCTCGTTGATCACCTTACGGACAAGGTCGTCATAGTTGAAAACGGCGTTGGTGGTGATCTCTCCCAACAGCATGACGTAGCCGGTCTTGACCGCCGTCTCGCACGCGACGCGCGAGCGCGGATCCTGCTCCAGGCACGCATCGAGGACCGCATCCGAGATCTGGTCGCACATCTTGTCGGGGTGCCCCTCTGAAACGGACTCTGATGTGAACATCAGGCTGGGGGAGGTCATGAAGGTATTGCTCATTGGATTGTTTCTCCTTAAGAAAATAAATTGCCCTTCACGCGTGCAGAAAGGGCAATTTGAGCATGTCTGTGTTACCCTCTCATCTCCCAGAATATCCTGTCGGAATTGGCACCGTATTCATTTTACTGACCGGTTGTCGAGGCATCGCAGGGCCGTTCCCTCCGCCTCTCTGGATAAGAGCGCCGTATTGGGGCTATTGATTTGTGGCGCGAGTTTACCATAGCTAAAATACTACGTCAAATAAAAAAAGCCGCCAGAAAATTCTGACGGCTTTGGAATGGATACCCGGGGCTTAGTCCGAGGCGCAGCGGAACCCGATCTTTGGCGAAAATTCACCAAGGTAATCGGCAGAGTAGATATCTGAAGCATCAAGATTCGAGCCTCGCACCGAAGCGCGGTTTGCAAGGCGGATGTCCTTGAACGCGTCCTGATATGTACCGCCGCGGACAACACGATTGAAATATTTACTGCGTTCACCCGGTCCCGGCGGATTCATGGTCACGCCTTTGCTATAGTACTCACTGTCGTAATAATCATTGACCCATTCCGCTACATTACCGGCAAGATCCAGTATTCCATACGGACTGGCACCAGCGGGGAAACTACCTACACGGGTGGTGTCTCCAACATAATAGTTGAAATTGCCGTGCGAAGAATCCGGACGCTCGTCACCCCATGGATAGGTACGGAAATCGTCACCGCGTGCCGCGCGTTCCCATTCCGCTTCGGTCGGGAGGCGGCGTCCGGCCCAGGTGCAGTAGGTACGTGCCTGCGCCCAGGTGACATATACAACAGGGAAGTCATTAAATTCCGTATTGTTAAAGTAGGAATTGCGTGTTCCAGATTTGAAGTTTTGGGGTGGTTCACAAGCTCCCGCCTGAACGCACAGTGTATACATACCGTTGGTCACTTCCAGTTTATCCATCCAGTATCCCTTCAAGGTCACATTGTGAACTGGGACCTCGTCCTTCTGCTCTCCAGGATCCATCGCCCCCATACGGAAGGTTCCATCAGGAATATAAATTTGAGGCATGCCGTCCACGGATGAAACACGTTCAGCCCCAGCCTGACCCTCGCTTGCTTCTGCGGTTGGATTCATGGCTGGCGGGGTGTTGGTCGGGAAAGCGGTGGAAACGGGGATTGCTGTCGGTACAGACTGTCCGCCTCCAAGTTGGCAGGCAGAGACAAACAAAGCCAGAGCTACCAGGGTTGGGAATATTTTATTCATCAGTTCTCCTTTTTGAGATATATCCCCAGTATACAAAGTGGTGACTTTTTTCCTAATCCCCCAAAAGTAATATATTGGTAATAAAATATGACTTTTTATGACTTTTATGTGTATAATTGACTTACAGCCTTGTTAGTCTCGATTTTTTTGGGAATTATCTCAAGGACCCGAAAGATTTTATGACCAAACTTAACCTATCACCTCTCTCTTCAAATTCCCCCCGTGTTTTCATCGTTTGCGATCAGGATGCCACCGCGCCCATTTGGGGCTATATCATCCGCGAGAAGGGGTTGATTGCCATCCTTGAAACCTCCGTCCAGCGGGCCATGGAGCGTTCCATCGAGGAAATCCCCGATCTGATTGTCATTGACTTAAACGCTCCACATGCTCAACGCATGGAACTGTGCCGTACATTCCGTTCCATAAGCGTCAGTCCAATCTTGCTTTTTCTGCCATATAATAACGAAACTGAGATTTTGGAAGCCTATCAGAATGGGGTGGATGAATGTGTGGTAAAGCCGATCAGCCCTGCAATCTTTCTTGCCAAGATCATGGCCTGGTCGCGGCGCAGTTGGAACGAACCAATGACACCCCGCAAAACGGGACGATTGCGCCTCGACCCATCTCATCGTTCAGCGGTCGGGTCAAACAAAACAGAGATCAAGCTGACCAATCTCGAGTTCCGGCTCCTGCATCTTTTGATGAGCCGTCCCGGTTACGTGTTTCCCGCCGAGGAGATCATCCAAACCGTGTGGGGCGCGGAAGGGGATATTGTCCTGCTTAAGAATGTTGTTTATCGCCTGAGAAAAAAGCTCGAAGAGGAGGCCGGTGAGACTCGCCTGATCAAGACCTGGCCCGGCGGTTATAGTTTCGTGAAGGATTAAAACGCCTCTTTCCAAACCCTTCGCCTGATTCTGTTTAATCGTCCGCTGCGCACCGAAAACCGACCTTGACCGAACTGCGCCCATAGTACGCATCTTCCGTTGGTTGTGCCCTTGCGTCGGGGCCTTCAAGAGAGTTGCGGTTTGAAAGGCGCAGGAAGATCCCGTCCTCCTGGAACGAACCGCCGCGGATCACACGCAGGTTGTTGAAGACCTCATCGTCAGCGGGTCCCGTTGGATTTTCAGCCGGGGATTTTGCGTAGTAATCCGGGCGGTAACGATCCGCCACCCATTCCCAAACATTTCCAGCCATATCCAGCACGCCAAATGGACTTGCACCTTCGGCGTACGACCCGACGCGGGTTGTGTCGCCAACGATGTTCAGCGAATTGGAATTATATTGATTCGGCAGTTCATCGCCCCAGGGATAGTTGCGTTTGTCATTCCCGCGCGCGGCGCGTTCCCATTCCGCCTCGCTGGGCAGGCGTCGTCCTGCCCAGCGACAATAGACATTTGCATCCCGCCAGGTTACATGGACAACGGGGTAATCCTGAAACTCGGGGTTGCCGAAATACTCTTCGCGGTTGTCGGAACGATTCTGGGCGGGCGGCCTGCACGAGCCTGCCTGCACGCACAAGGCATACATGCCATTGGTTACCTCCACCTGATCCATCCAAAACGCATTAAGATGGATTTCGTGTGCAGGCAGTTCGTCGTTTTTCCTCTGTACATCCATCCCGCCCATGATGAAGCTGCCTGCCGGGATCCAGAGTTGGGGCATTCCGTCTTTTGGGGAGATCCTCATCGCTTCGGGCGTGGACGTGGCCTGCGGCACAGGAGGAAGATGGGTTTTGGTTGGTGCGGAGGTGGGTGTCGACGGCGGAGCCGAAGTTGGGATTAATGCCGGCATTGCCGCTGGGGCGGGTTGACAAGCAGCGATAAACAAGACAATGATGGATTGGAGGATATTCTTTTTCATAAAACCTGTGGGCATTACGGCAGGAGTTGCATGGCATTGCGTGCCTGATCTTCAAAGAAATTGGGGTTGATGCTGTCCGCTTTTTGCCAGGCTTTGAGCGCGCCGGCGTTGTCGCCTTTGCGGTATAGGCCATATCCGTGCCATAACCACGCCTCTTCAGACATATCCGTGATCCCAATGGCATACTTGGTCAGCACGAGCAGGTCGTCGTTTCTGCCGGAATGGAAGTAGGCAAGGAATGGACCGAATTGGTAGCGGAACATGCGTAACGGAAGCCCGATCTCGCGCGCCCTGTCGTAGGCGAGGGCGGCTTCTTCGTAGCGTGCAAAGTAGGCGAGGTTGCTGCCGTAGTTGAACCAGTCAAAGGCGTCTGCGGAGTCGGTGACGGTGGCGGCCTGGGTGGCGTCCAATGTCCGTTGGCGGTTCAGGTTCGGGTCCCAGTCGGAGGCGAGCAGGGTTTTTATCTCGTCTTCATATTGCGGGAAGTACATCACCATGTAGAGGTTGTTGAAGGGTTTCCACTCTTCTTCGATGCGGGTATAGGAGATGGTCAGGTCTGGACCGCGATAGGAATCCTGCACGGTGAATTCCTGTTTTATATCGTCGTAGCCGGTGAGCAGGAGGTAGTGCGCCGCCCATAGATCGTCGGCGGGACCCAGCGCGTCGCCGGGGTTGAGCGATGTGACGCTTTCGACCATGACGGGATAGTTTGCGGCGAGCAGTCGTTTGAGGGTGTCGATGCTGCCACCCACACGGTATTCAAGGTTGAGCCAGCCCGCGCGCGTACGGACGTAATAGCGCATTTCCTCCGGGTTGACATTGCGGTCCTGCAAAATCGGTTTCACCACATCCGAAATATCGCTTTGACTTCCCTCCCAGCCATACATGTGCAGTGCCATGGAAAGGGTTGCCGGTCCGCAGTTATTGGGGGTTTGCTTTTCGTAGGGCGGCGATGGCATCGAGATCTGCGCGGGCAAGGGGGGAAAGGTGGCGGTGGGTGTGGCGGATGGGGGGAGTTGGGCGGCGGAGATACCGGTGGGAGCGGGCGTTGATGTGGAGAGTTGTGGTGTGACCGGCAATGCCGTCGGCACGGGACCCACAGGGTCGATCATGTTGCTTAAATAGATTCCGAACACTTCCACCCGCCATGACGCGCGTGATTTCACGTAGGGGATCTGGTACACCAAAACAGCCAGCAGGGCTGTGCCTGCCAGTGCCAGCATGATGTTTTTGTTTCGCCTGGACATGCTGGGGAGTTTACCACGCGTAAATGAAATGGTTTTAAGGTAAGGAATTGGGTGCTTGTTGAATCAAATGGGCATGGTTCGCGATTTTTGTCTTGACGAGCCACACTCTGGGAAGTATTATGAAATCAACCATGGAGAATGTACCTTTTATGACCCTTGACCCTGAAAATTTACGGGCTGCCATGCGTGCGTGGTCTGCCGGTGTGACGGTGGTGACCGCCGTGCATGAAGCCCAAAAGCATGGCATGACCGTAAACTCGTTCACATCCATTGCGCTGGACCCGGCCATGATCACCATTTCCCTGCGATCCGGTTCGCGTACGCATGAACTGGTTTCAAAATCGGGTACCTTCGGTCTGACCATTCTTTCCGAAGAACAGGCAGATATTTCGGATGTTTTTGCCGGGCGCCTCTCTGATGTGGAAAACCGTTTTTCAGGCTTGCAAACCAAAACATTGGTCACCGGTTCGCCCTTGATCGTGGGCGGACTGGCCTGGCTGGATTGCCGTGTGGTGGAGACCTTCCTTGCCGGCAGGAATACCTTGTTCATTGCAGAGGTGCTTGCCGCGCATGGCACAGGCGAGGGACAGCCGCTGGTATATCACAACCGAAAATATTGGCAGTTGTCCCAGTTGTCGTAGGGCGCAACCTGCATGGATGGCAAAATGTCTGCAAAATTAACGGATGGGGAAAAGCAAACGCTTTTGCGTCTTGTGCGCGAAGCCATCGAATACGCTGTAAAAGGAAAGCCTTTGCCGGCCTTGGATGATCAGCTTCTCACGCCGCTGCTGCGTGGGAACGGCGCCTCATTCGTGACCCTGACGGTCAACGATCAGTTGCGTGGCTGTATCGGCACACTGGAGGCCTATCAGCCGCTGGCGGAGGATGTTCGTGAACATGCGGTTGCGGCAGCCCTGGAAGATCCGCGCTTCCGCCCTGTGGAGGAGGGCGAATTGAGCAGGATCAGGATCGAGGTCTCGCGATTGACCGCCCCCCATCCGCTGGAATATTCCTCGAGCGAAGACCTTCTCAAAAAATTGAAACCGCATGTGGACGGCGTCATTCTGAAGGATCGATTTCGCCGCGCAACCTTTCTCCCGCAGGTTTGGGAGAAGATCCCGGACCCCGCCGATTTTCTCGATCAGCTTTGCCTGAAGATGGGCGCGCACAAAAAAATGTGGCGGGAGACAAAATTACAAGTTCATGTATAT of Anaerolineales bacterium contains these proteins:
- a CDS encoding SUMF1/EgtB/PvdO family nonheme iron enzyme, whose amino-acid sequence is MNKIFPTLVALALFVSACQLGGGQSVPTAIPVSTAFPTNTPPAMNPTAEASEGQAGAERVSSVDGMPQIYIPDGTFRMGAMDPGEQKDEVPVHNVTLKGYWMDKLEVTNGMYTLCVQAGACEPPQNFKSGTRNSYFNNTEFNDFPVVYVTWAQARTYCTWAGRRLPTEAEWERAARGDDFRTYPWGDERPDSSHGNFNYYVGDTTRVGSFPAGASPYGILDLAGNVAEWVNDYYDSEYYSKGVTMNPPGPGERSKYFNRVVRGGTYQDAFKDIRLANRASVRGSNLDASDIYSADYLGEFSPKIGFRCASD
- a CDS encoding ABC transporter ATP-binding protein, yielding MPVTHIKRQFAPPECDGDVLSVNDLHFSYPDGHAALHGVSMKLCEGDKVALVGPNGAGKSTLMLHLNGILHGRGDVEIAGMRLTRDNLPAVRAMVGLVFQNPDDQLFSPTVFEDVAFGPLHMGLPEDEVRARVDAALEAVRMSGYRERLSHHLSVGEKKRIAIATVLSMQPSLLVLDEPSAGLDPRARRTLINLLRDLPITMLVSTHDMKLVQELFPRTIVMDEGRVVADGLTQDILEDEALLTAHGLEKP
- the metK gene encoding methionine adenosyltransferase, translating into MSNTFMTSPSLMFTSESVSEGHPDKMCDQISDAVLDACLEQDPRSRVACETAVKTGYVMLLGEITTNAVFNYDDLVRKVINEIGYDDSAKGFDGNSCGVLVAIAKQSGDIAMGVDKALEAKDGSMTEAEVEAIGAGDQGMMFGFACNETPALMPLPIYLAHKLILRQSEVRKNGTLPWLRPDAKSQVTVEYAFGKPKRIDTVLISTQHAADISQEDIRKAVIEHIIDPILPRELVDGNLKVYVNPTGRFVVGGPMGDAGLTGRKIIVDTYGGMGRHGGGAFSGKDPTKVDRSAAYAARYVAKNVVAAGLAERVEVQVAYAIGVAHPLSVNVETFGTAKIADDKIAALINEHFDLRPGAILRDLDLRRPIYRKTAAYGHFGRDDIELPWEKTDKADALKKAAGV
- the amrA gene encoding AmmeMemoRadiSam system protein A, whose translation is MSAKLTDGEKQTLLRLVREAIEYAVKGKPLPALDDQLLTPLLRGNGASFVTLTVNDQLRGCIGTLEAYQPLAEDVREHAVAAALEDPRFRPVEEGELSRIRIEVSRLTAPHPLEYSSSEDLLKKLKPHVDGVILKDRFRRATFLPQVWEKIPDPADFLDQLCLKMGAHKKMWRETKLQVHVYQVEEFRELD
- a CDS encoding response regulator transcription factor, whose product is MTKLNLSPLSSNSPRVFIVCDQDATAPIWGYIIREKGLIAILETSVQRAMERSIEEIPDLIVIDLNAPHAQRMELCRTFRSISVSPILLFLPYNNETEILEAYQNGVDECVVKPISPAIFLAKIMAWSRRSWNEPMTPRKTGRLRLDPSHRSAVGSNKTEIKLTNLEFRLLHLLMSRPGYVFPAEEIIQTVWGAEGDIVLLKNVVYRLRKKLEEEAGETRLIKTWPGGYSFVKD
- a CDS encoding flavin reductase family protein is translated as MTLDPENLRAAMRAWSAGVTVVTAVHEAQKHGMTVNSFTSIALDPAMITISLRSGSRTHELVSKSGTFGLTILSEEQADISDVFAGRLSDVENRFSGLQTKTLVTGSPLIVGGLAWLDCRVVETFLAGRNTLFIAEVLAAHGTGEGQPLVYHNRKYWQLSQLS
- a CDS encoding C39 family peptidase codes for the protein MSRRNKNIMLALAGTALLAVLVYQIPYVKSRASWRVEVFGIYLSNMIDPVGPVPTALPVTPQLSTSTPAPTGISAAQLPPSATPTATFPPLPAQISMPSPPYEKQTPNNCGPATLSMALHMYGWEGSQSDISDVVKPILQDRNVNPEEMRYYVRTRAGWLNLEYRVGGSIDTLKRLLAANYPVMVESVTSLNPGDALGPADDLWAAHYLLLTGYDDIKQEFTVQDSYRGPDLTISYTRIEEEWKPFNNLYMVMYFPQYEDEIKTLLASDWDPNLNRQRTLDATQAATVTDSADAFDWFNYGSNLAYFARYEEAALAYDRAREIGLPLRMFRYQFGPFLAYFHSGRNDDLLVLTKYAIGITDMSEEAWLWHGYGLYRKGDNAGALKAWQKADSINPNFFEDQARNAMQLLP
- a CDS encoding SUMF1/EgtB/PvdO family nonheme iron enzyme — protein: MKKNILQSIIVLFIAACQPAPAAMPALIPTSAPPSTPTSAPTKTHLPPVPQATSTPEAMRISPKDGMPQLWIPAGSFIMGGMDVQRKNDELPAHEIHLNAFWMDQVEVTNGMYALCVQAGSCRPPAQNRSDNREEYFGNPEFQDYPVVHVTWRDANVYCRWAGRRLPSEAEWERAARGNDKRNYPWGDELPNQYNSNSLNIVGDTTRVGSYAEGASPFGVLDMAGNVWEWVADRYRPDYYAKSPAENPTGPADDEVFNNLRVIRGGSFQEDGIFLRLSNRNSLEGPDARAQPTEDAYYGRSSVKVGFRCAADD